Genomic segment of Arachis stenosperma cultivar V10309 chromosome 4, arast.V10309.gnm1.PFL2, whole genome shotgun sequence:
GAATCCTAgtttttctctctgaaccatgagcaactaaacctccattgttaatattaggagctctgtctattgtatggattgattctcttgttttttctattttaatttatgtattgattcatataattcaagaattattttcgttctttattttatgaaattgggtggaacggaagtatgatcccctttctaattgagttcttctAATtgagctctttacttgaacaacagcttgaaaacatattctcctaaatttctaattatctggatttaacgggatacgtgacatataatcctcttatatttgggtaattaggatttttgtggcatataactagaattgaactttaCCCTCttattggaattaattgaccaaggaattggcgattgatgaattttagaggagactaaaaaggtctaaggaattagggtttagtcatatatagtttgtcaggaattaaatcttgcatgattaaaataaattaataaaaaaagtcaatccgaaaaatagataactctgaagtcttaactgttttctccatataTTATTCACAACTTGTTTACTGCTTGCTTTATTAATTTTCTGAATTTACTGTTTAGTGCAATTGAGACCCAAAACGCTCTTTTCTATTTGTCTAGCTAAGTAATTTAATCAACCATTGTTggttagtccatcaatcctcgtgggatcgaccctcattcacttgaggtactacttggtatGACTTGGTGCACTTGCTGATTAGTTTGTGAGTTATAAATTTCGCATCACTCTCCAAACTCGCACCCAGGTCCAGACACTTTACACCCTCCAATTGCTCTCGACTAGCCGGACCTACCCCTCCCCCAAAATAACCCACCTACCAACCACTGACGATCGTGGTTGCACTCCTCTTCGTCAAGCTCGCACCCAAGTCTAGATACCTTATACCCTCCGGTTGCTCTCGACTAGCCGCCTGACCGACATCTCATCCCAACAAACAATCGAACAATAATTATAGTCACCATAATATAATCATATTAGAATTAGCCTTTTAAGTAATGtatcataataaatattcaTGCATGTCTGCAAGAAAgctataaatataaatataaatataaaatagtaatCACTCAGCAATGATAGGGGCATCTGACACAGAGGTATGCATAGGTGAACATTCCCAGCCATGCTCTTTGGTATTAGACACCAAAAAATGGTTAGAAATCCATGTTTGACCCTTTGACTCTCTTTCTCTTAAGAGTTCCCTTTGTCTCTCTTCCACTGCATGCTTTGCTTCTCTTGCTTTCTCCCATTCTTTCTTCATTATGGCTTCACTCACTTCACTCCAAACATAAGCTGATTCGGTTGGCCACACACTCTGACCATAAACAACACAATCTCATGTCATGCATATTTAGGAAAACGTGACATacaattatttaaatcaatatcTAAAAACACTACTATATTATTATGGTTTGATGTTTATGTGATTAGCTTTATAGTTTAAGAAATTTGTAACCTAagtctctatactttttttaaaaaaagaaagaaatgaaaagaaaaagaattaaaaaaaaacttcaaTTATGTTCTTATGGTCGTTCAATAtgtatgtaaaaaattaaaatgttatGTAATGACTAATGAGTTATAAGTCCTTAGAAGTATTACCACAAAAATTAGCTCGTATGATAAGAAAATATAAGATTTTATAAAACTCCTTTTTAGATGTTGAGCTCACGATGTGACATTTTTTTTCGAGTATGAATCTTACATAGTCAAGAGAAATGGGATAGAGAATAGTCTTATATATGTTACCTCTGCATCCTTAACCATTGGTGCTTGCAGTCCATTAATGACTTCTTTTGCATCATATATCACTCTCATTTTTCCGTTATTTGTATCCTTTACTTTTATTGTTCTGCACCATCAAAATGGTTTTGAAATTAGCATAAATCTAAacatagaataaaattaattgtTTAAGAATCGATaagtgaaaaattttaaagacgATATAATACCTATTCCAATGACCATCAACTTCATACAGAACATTCAAAGTTGATGAATTACGGATCTTCCCTTTGACCACTTTCTGATTTCCACCAAAGCCAAGAAAAGAATGTGTTGATTTGTAAGATAAATCAGCCACAAGTCCTGTCTCTATGCACTTTATATTAACTGTACCAACCCAATCAACACTAGGAACAGGAATTATTCTGAATAAAAGATGAGGACAGTTCATCTCATATGTTTCTCCATGATTCAAAAGCTTCAATTGTCGTTTACCATGCACTTTAGCTTCAACTGATGTACCTGCATATTTGTTTGGCTATGGAAATAAAAAAGGTAGCCTACGGTGTGGCCAGAATTTATTACAATTCCACTGTGTGTCTGTGTGtacattttttataataaacacTGAATCGACACCAGTATTTTTTTAACAATCATATATacgatttttttattttattaattagaaaataatttaaacatgtaattaattaatgataattgtATTTTTATACGGATATACGAATagtatttttcaatttcatatGAAGAAGAATCTTATATCTGGCCATTAAAAGGAGAAAATATACCATAAAACTTTGGGACAGGTTGTTGGCACCAAACCATTTCTATGTTTTCTTTCTCATCTGTTGCATGTAGGGCAGTTACTGGAGGGTGGTGTGATATCTGCCAACAGGTAAAACTATAAGCCAACGCCCTTGAAGTATTCAACTAATAATCTAATATTATAgctaatatttattatttagaattgaatgtaaaaaaaaatatccaaaactaaaaataataaaaaaacatctGAAAATCAAGTCAGTGGTTGACCGACGATCGGTCGTCCGCGGCCATGATCGGCTGGCGATGGTAGTAGCAACTAGTCGTAGTGCGTGAAATTGCGGTATTGGAAGGAAATGGAAGAAggacaaaaataaaagagagtaattttaaaaaattaatttctgtGTTAGCTGAAATTAGTTTATTGGTTGGTGATTTCCCTAGCAATACTCTCTTTTGAAAATTGCTGGAACCATACTCGGAGTGGATTCTCGTGGATTCTCtctattgttaaaaaaaaaattgaaaggatAAAATGTGATCTCTAGCTCTTTATTgttctttcatatttatttttagtttcacttgtaaaattaatagtaaaagaTCACATTTTACTTctttaattgttaaaaaaatttgagaggATCCATTTTCCCTTAACATTgatttaatttatcattttaaaacataaaaacacttaaaataataataaaaaaatttcataaaccAAATAACTGTATCACTATATGCTTGTCCGAATCAAAGTAATCTCAAGTTTTAGAATTATGTAGCCAAACTAAGCATTATTTATCGACAAAGCCTAACAGAAATAGCGAATGTAGAATTGAGAATGATTAATTAAATACCTGTTCCAATAATATGTTAAGAGTTCCCTTAGAAACATGATGAGTCTCACCAAGAATGGGATTATAGGGAGCAACACCAAAAGTTGCAGGGCGAGTGGTGGAAATGGACCATGCCATCACTGCTATCAACCTATCCAATGGACTCTGCCCTCTGTTGCATTCTCTTATTAACTCCATTCCTGTGCTGTACACTGACTCACCATAGCACTGAAGTTGCGACTTTGGCAAATTAAACAATGCTGGCACCTTCAAATCATAACAATAAGGTAAAACAATTTTATATTcctttatatataaaaatatcaactGTCATAACTGTATATTTAAAATCAgctattaaattagttattccTGTAAGATTTATTTTAGAATATGAAAAACattgttttgataattaataatataaatattttagttatgaaAAAATTCTGAAAAATTAATGATTAGAAATAATCATCAACTGCAAAAAAGAGGCTTttcatattaaattttaaattatttgtcaagaatataaaaataaaatgttaatagttttttataattgtttttTGACTATTTCTCCTATTTTTAAATAAGTGTgcattttataaaaaaaattctcttGCAAATATTTAACAAATTAATGTATATTAGTATCTGTTAAagataaaagagaataataataataataaaaaaaagtaattactATTATCAAGAAATAATTTTGTAacttattttctaatttttataactcttactttttaattattttcttaatttacgtaaaataattttttttattatttttctgacaaaattgagaagaaaaaaatgttagATAACTAATggtttttatatttattttatataagaAGGAGGGGGAGCTGAGAAGTAAAAGACGAAAATagattcttttaatttttttatttaagaaagtaaaatgtggttttttattatatattttataaataaaaaatataaaaatatattgaagaattaaaaattatattttattctattaattaaaaaaattaaaaagatttatttCTGTAAAAAACAGTAACCTGGAAGCGCGAGAGATCAGATCCTGGCCGTACATTCTTAAAAAGGCTTAGTATACGTTGCAAAAGATTAGGAGCGTCCAAATCAGATTCGCCTTCTAACGACAATGGCTTGGTCACCACAATTTTTCTCCTCTGTCCCTCCTTCATGCACCATCACATGTCAAATACTATATATTCTACCCAATATTATTTTCTAAAGCAGTAAATCAATAAcctcaaataaaaattaaatgtagCAATAATAGCAAGAAAAACCCTTAAAGATGTGTTTGGTTACACATTGTTTAAAGATGTTTTGAGTTtcctaataaattttttggataaatcatatatataaacCAAATGAAATATATATTATACCATTCTACCAAATTTAAAACTGTACAAACATCTATGAGAAGTACAATTTTATGTAGTTAGAATGAGACTCATTCGAATTACACAAACCAAGAGTAATTCGAAGTAATTAAATTCGAATTATAACTGatcaacataaatcaaattggACCAATTCGAATTATacatgcatgaatttcagaGGTAATTCGAATTACCTTGATTCGTACTACACACGTTTTATGATATAATTTGCAATACTCTTCTGTCtattcttttattaaaaattaataatttattaaaaaaattattaaaaaattaataatttaaaaattaaaagattttattaaaaaattatttatttaaaaattaaaaaaatatattttattccatacattaaaagaaaagataataaaatatttaattatgagacttctttaaaatatttatgaGCTATCAATTCGAATTCTATATAATACTCTTCTGCCCAAACTATACTTTTAGATTTCattgaattaatttaaaaatatattttaaaaataaatcaaccaaatatatttttattattttctctatttagaaacaaaatattattttggtaAATCAATAACCTttcctaatttttgaaaatttgcaaacatatattattttataaacataaaataagaactatattttcacatatatcaatggaatttttttaaataaataaattaaatattttatttattgaaatacGTAATTTAGGGATATTTATCATTGAGAGCTATTACACATTTAAGTATTTTCGGCAACTAAATTCAACCAAGTTGGCCTAAACCTAACAAAAACTACTTTCATTATACGTAGCATGTACACACGCACTTCACTAACGCAAACAAAATCTCGCTTCACTTTGCGTTTATTCTTCGTGtgtctcctcctccttcttctattgGTGATATTATTACTGcgttttgtttttgtttcttcttctcctcttctttttcatgtTATTGCAATcatttattcttcttttttgtttgatatcttttttttgttttactctTTTCAAGAGAGTAAATTAAGAAGAAttttgagaaaataaaataaggagaagatgaagaaaaaaggatgaaaaagaagaatacgACAAAGCGAAAGAtgaggaagaggaggaagaagagctTTGAATTGTGCAGGACAACGAGATCAAATGCATCAAAATTACATAGTGATTGCGACATAATTAACTCAGAAATACACCGAAATTATAGGAGTTTCTGAGTTTATAGAATGCCAAATTGCCGATTCATTTGTTATTACACAATGGTGttgttataataatatttcAGTTCATTTGCAGTCCAGGTGTGTTGTCGATGAACAATTTGTCCCAAAGGTTGGGATGACATTCAAGACAAATTGAATAAAGTgataatgaataatttcattcttctttgCTACAAAATTTAGTCAATACTTATCAGTAGCATaaaatgaacctcaattaacacacaaataaATCGAAATTAGTTCAAATTTGCACAAGCAGTTAAAAAGACTCAATCATCAATAAAACACACATCGAATTTATTTTTGGATGCGaatgaacctcaattaaactaagaaatgaatcgaaattacttaaggaataaaaaatttggtcaatacttatcaCCAGCATCAAGTGAATCTTAATTAACACACAAATAAACTGAAATTAGTTCAGATTTGAATAAGTAATAAAAAAgactcaatcatcaacaaaaaaatattgaattcatttctggatccaaatcaacctcaattaaagaaagaaataaactgaaattacttaaggaataagaaatttggtcaatacttatcagcagcattaagtgaacctcaattaacacacaaattaACCAAAATTAGTTCAGAGTTTGAACAAACAGTAAAAAAGATTCCatcatcaacaaaaacacatcGAATTCATTTCTAGATCCAAATTAACCTCAgttaaactaagaaatgaatcgaaattatttaaggaataaaaaatttggtcaatacttatcagcagcatcaagtgaacctcaattaatACACAAATGAACTGAAATTAGTTCAGATTTGAACAAGTAATAAAAAAGACTCAATCATAAACAAAAACTTATTGAATTCATTTCTGGATCTAAATCAACCtcaattaaattgaaaaatgaactgaaattacttaaggaataaaaaatttggtcaatacttattagcagcatcaagtgaacatcaattaatacacaaataaactaaaattagTTCAGATTTGAATAAGTAATAAAAAAGCCTCAATCATCAATAAAAACACATCAAATTCAATTTTGGATCTAAATGAAtctcaattaaactaagaaataaaccgaaattacttaagaaataataaatttggtcaatacttatcagcagtatcaagtgaacctcaattaattcacaaatgaatcGAAATTAGTTCAAATTTGAGCAAGCAGTAAAAAaactcaatcatcaacaaaaacacatcGAATTCATTTCTGGATCCAAATAAACCTCaaataaactaagaaatgaatcGAAATTTTTTAATGATGCCACCAGAGAAAATCAGAACCAATAAAGATGTTAGAAaaatgttgttgttgttggtgatgacgataataaaaaagaaagataacGAACAAGCGACGCAGTGAAATGTGCGCGCGTGAATTTAAAATACTTGATTGGAGTTCGTTAGAGTTATGACTTGGATATAAGGCTTTATTCTTTATAAAATATACAGTAAACAAGATAAGTtagacaaataaataatttgcACTTGAGATACATGAAAATTGATATACTCTATGTATTTCATTTACACTGTAAATAAGATACCAACATatcttatttataatataaacgAGATACGTGTATTataagtataaaaatataattttttaaaataataaaaaatattaataatttaattttgattgatttaaaaattaaaaaataaatatatttttttattatttagatcGAATGGaatattaacaaatattttagttgaataattagattaaaaaatttCGAATACATATAGTAATTACGCGGAAAAAAAAATGGTGATCGtaatttcttaaaatttgaaaattaaaataaaaaaaaaagaaattgcacgatttaaaaatttaaatagattataaaaaaattatttgctTAAATATAGTAGAGAATGTAGAGAGTTAATTGACCGCAAATATTCGAAACagtaaaacatgcaaatgctTATATATTTCtgcttatttttatttatttatttatttttattttaggattaagtacgattttatttcttaatgtagaggctgaaaatttttttcattccCGACCTTTTTTTGCTATAAAATGGTCTCAAAAGtttaacttagttttaaaatcGTTCTTCGGACGAAAATACCCTTCCTCCTTCTTCCCTAAAATTAACCAGAAACAGAATAGAAGCTGAAGCTCAACCagaaccactaccaccatcatCTTCATCAAAGCATCAGTAACAACAACAATGTAACAATGTaataaacatttaaaaaaaagcAACCAAAAGCAAAAGTAGAAACAATGAAATTAGAAGCAAAACCAAAATCAGAAGCACAAACAACCAAAAGCAGAAGTAGaatgaaattgaattagaagaaataCTAGAACCAGAAGCACAAGCAACCAGAACCATAACTAGAAGCAGAATGAAATTAGAAACATAATCAGTagaaattaacaaaatcaacaaaCGATGAGGAGCATAATCAGAAATCAATGTaattaacaaaatcaacaaaTCCACAAATCAAACAAATTCAACAACATAAATAACAGAAACGGCGAGTAGCAAAAACGGCGAGGAGCAGCGACGACCGGCGACTGAGCGAGGAGGAGCAGCAGAAATGGCGAGCGGCGCGTGACATCCACCCTCTTGGATCTGCTGGCGTCGATGTCGAGCAAGGAAGAGGAGCAGCGACGAGATCTGGCGGCAAAATCTAGCGGCGAGGACTGAACGACGAGGAGCAGTGGCCGCGGCGAGGATTCCCCTTCCCTTCACCACGGCGGCGCTAGCATGACCTCAAATGGCAATGACAGTGACGCGAATCCAAGTCAGTGGTGACGCCAGCAAACTGCGGTTGTACTGGTGCGACGACGGAGAAGAGCAGCAATGGTGGTGATGCCAAGCATAGCAGCGAGTGATTCCCCTCCACCCCTTCTcttccccttccccttccccttccccctttacCTTTCTTCTTCCCTGCCCCCCACCCTCCGCGTGATTCCCCCTTCCCTTTCCCCTTCCCGACCCGAAATATGTACCGGGCCCATTTTTGAGACCCGAATCCGACCCTAGATCCGATAAAACCTATACCCTTTCGGGCCACAACTATACCGGGTGAAAACCGGGCCGTTAATATTATATTACCTTGATACCTTCTTGTAAGttagcatgtaaaaatatccatatttccaagactccaaccattatttgacatggtaaaattcacttagaaaaatataacaagaaccaactcttctctaaaattaaagcataaccataatcaatactaatatttcctaataacatcaaatatttaaatcaatacaaataacacaatattatgcattagtctaaagtcttatgcattttaaatataaaacattaacttatagtcttatatataatgactaataacacaaaatattaaggtttacaatatttaaatttcacataataatagccatcatccatcactaataatacaaaatatttattgtGTATGGTGACCGGGCCACCGGACCGATTTCGGATGACCTGAGCTATGGCccggacccgacccgaaataatgaccgggtctatttttgagacccttatCCGACCctaaacccaataaaattacaCCAAATTAGTTCCTAAAGTTTTCAGAACCGGATCGAATCTTCGAACCGGGTCGAGCCATGCATACCCCTAATACTTAACCCtttattttataacttttaaaactAAAGAGCGAGAGACGATTTTGACGCAAACAAAACAAACACCAGACACACACGATGACACGAAACGATTTTTGTGTGATTTTaagttaaattttttgtttaatattatttgtaACACTACCACATCAGTTTATCAAAGTTTTCACTAATGAACATATTCTCGTAACTGTTCACTGTATTTGATAAGTTTTTTTAATCCAACCAtccaattaaaatatttatcaaaTCCTCCTTAGGAAAAAGTAGTGGACAGTTTTAAATCtgatttttagaaaattaaaaaaattaaaggttAAATTACACGGttaattcttatatttttattaaaattacaaattagtctttacactttaaaagtttataattgaacccttaaataaaattatattttgtaatttagtcctcaatatttaatttaacagaatatttGTCAGCATATTCCCTATTTTAAACATGTAAATTGCACGTGTTTGacaataaaaactaatttgtaattttaatgAAAGTATAGAAACCAACTATATAATTTAACCATTTGAAAATGATCAAAAAATTCTATCCCCACCCCTACTTCTGAGTTAACAACGATCACAAAATAGATACCTTCAACTGGTTCAGGCTCAGATTCATATCTTGCATTTGATAGGTCCTAAAACACTTCAATCTTTGATGATGATTCATCATATAACTCAATCAATTtgcttcctttcttcttcctaaAGAACCTTGAATTTGTAACGTTGGTGGTGCTGATGAATAGATGATTATCGAAGCTTATGGTGAGTCCTTGGTTGGAGTTGGTTCTGCACCATGTGACAGTGAACAAGAGCTGCTTCAAGATAGAGAAGACCAATTTGTAGACACTGGAAATTGAGTTTTGGATTGAAGGTGGTAAAGAAGAAAGTGTTGTTTGGTTAATGATGCAAGGGTTGTTGATTGATGGGTAGCTTGAAGAACATGAAGTGTAATTAGATACATTCACTATGTTTTCACTTAAACAAGATACTATGTCCCTCATACTGTTAATGATGAATGTAACCTGATATAATTGGTTGCTGTTAGCATTAGTAGACTTAGAATTAG
This window contains:
- the LOC130974874 gene encoding oxysterol-binding protein-related protein 4B-like produces the protein MKEGQRRKIVVTKPLSLEGESDLDAPNLLQRILSLFKNVRPGSDLSRFQVPALFNLPKSQLQCYGESVYSTGMELIRECNRGQSPLDRLIAVMAWSISTTRPATFGVAPYNPILGETHHVSKGTLNILLEQISHHPPVTALHATDEKENIEMVWCQQPVPKFYGTSVEAKVHGKRQLKLLNHGETYEMNCPHLLFRIIPVPSVDWVGTVNIKCIETGLVADLSYKSTHSFLGFGGNQKVVKGKIRNSSTLNVLYEVDGHWNRTIKVKDTNNGKMRVIYDAKEVINGLQAPMVKDAESVWPTESAYVWSEVSEAIMKKEWEKAREAKHAVEERQRELLRERESKGQTWISNHFLVSNTKEHGWECSPMHTSVSDAPIIAE